From the genome of Leptospira andrefontaineae, one region includes:
- a CDS encoding type I restriction-modification system subunit M has protein sequence MAIGTLVKSIQDIMRKDVGVDGDAQRISQMVWLLFLKIFDDKEKEWKLTLKDYKSPLASRFQWSSWASNSEGMTGEELIDFVNNNLFPALKKLATQAGVSAQGRVVGSVFEDAYNYMKSGTLLRQVINTIEEDLDFNNSTDRHLFNDIYEKILADLQSAGNAGEYYTPRAVTQFMVDIIDPKLGESILDPACGTGGFLTTAIEHLKTQVKSPKDKQVLQTTIHGVEKKPLPHMLALTNMMLHGIDVPTNIRHDNTLSRSLIDYSPKERVDIIITNPPFGGMEEDGIENNFPKKYQTRETADLFMALIMHRLKHDTGRAAVVLPDGFLFGEGTKTNLKRELLEEFNLHTIVRLPKGVFSPYTGINTNILFLEKGGPTKQVWFFEHPYPPGYKSYSRSKPLTIGEFDLEKKWWNKRKETEFAWKVSAKDIAARNYNLDFKNPHVVDVVHRDPEELAQEYKTISDELDQVRDRLKQELMKALGNR, from the coding sequence ATGGCAATCGGAACCCTTGTAAAATCGATACAGGATATCATGAGAAAGGATGTGGGCGTCGACGGAGATGCCCAACGAATCAGCCAAATGGTATGGTTGCTCTTTTTAAAGATTTTTGATGATAAAGAAAAAGAATGGAAACTAACCCTTAAAGATTATAAATCTCCACTCGCCTCGCGCTTTCAGTGGAGTAGTTGGGCATCCAATTCGGAAGGGATGACCGGGGAAGAGCTGATTGATTTTGTGAACAATAATCTTTTCCCTGCCTTAAAGAAACTGGCAACACAGGCTGGTGTGAGTGCACAAGGAAGGGTGGTTGGAAGTGTCTTTGAGGATGCCTACAACTATATGAAATCTGGAACCTTACTTAGACAAGTGATCAACACCATTGAAGAAGATTTAGATTTTAATAATTCGACTGACAGACATTTGTTCAATGATATATATGAAAAGATTTTAGCGGATTTGCAATCAGCAGGGAATGCTGGTGAATACTATACACCGAGAGCCGTGACTCAGTTTATGGTGGATATCATCGATCCCAAACTTGGTGAGTCTATTCTGGATCCGGCTTGCGGGACAGGCGGTTTTCTTACAACAGCCATTGAACATTTAAAGACTCAGGTCAAATCACCCAAAGACAAACAGGTTTTGCAAACTACGATTCACGGTGTGGAAAAAAAGCCTCTGCCTCATATGTTGGCACTGACCAATATGATGCTCCACGGGATTGACGTTCCGACAAATATCCGTCATGACAATACGCTCAGTCGTTCCTTAATAGATTATTCTCCTAAGGAGAGAGTGGATATCATCATCACCAATCCTCCGTTTGGCGGAATGGAAGAAGATGGGATCGAAAACAATTTTCCCAAAAAATACCAGACCAGGGAAACTGCCGATTTGTTTATGGCCCTTATCATGCACCGACTCAAACATGATACGGGGCGTGCGGCAGTTGTACTTCCGGATGGATTTTTGTTTGGAGAGGGAACCAAAACCAATCTCAAGCGAGAGTTACTAGAAGAGTTCAACTTACATACGATCGTGCGCCTTCCGAAGGGTGTGTTTAGTCCGTATACGGGAATCAATACTAACATTCTCTTTTTGGAGAAGGGAGGACCTACTAAACAAGTCTGGTTTTTTGAACACCCCTATCCTCCTGGATATAAATCCTATTCGCGTTCCAAACCACTCACTATCGGCGAATTTGACCTGGAAAAAAAATGGTGGAACAAACGAAAGGAAACGGAATTTGCCTGGAAGGTGAGTGCCAAGGACATAGCCGCTCGCAATTATAATCTCGATTTTAAAAATCCGCATGTGGTAGATGTGGTGCACCGTGACCCCGAGGAATTGGCACAGGAATATAAAACTATTTCCGATGAATTGGATCAGGTGCGTGATCGGCTGAAACAGGAACTGATGAAAGCATTGGGGAACCGATAA